From a single Micromonospora carbonacea genomic region:
- a CDS encoding MarR family winged helix-turn-helix transcriptional regulator — translation MDQNVFDDPRITAVGLLVEAHAGLSARFAAQFEEHGLSPVEFEVLTRLARSPGNQLRMTDLAAQTSLSTSGVTRVVDRMERDGLLCRRACPSDRRSSYAVVTAAGLQRLDQTLPGHLKIIEEWFTGQLEPEELRALLHGLRRVRDAVHPGATAGSTDPVPPEAAPS, via the coding sequence GTGGACCAGAACGTGTTCGACGACCCCCGGATCACCGCCGTCGGTCTCCTCGTCGAGGCGCACGCCGGGCTGTCGGCCCGGTTCGCCGCCCAGTTCGAGGAGCACGGGCTCTCTCCGGTCGAGTTCGAGGTGCTCACCCGTCTCGCCCGCTCGCCCGGCAACCAGCTGCGCATGACCGACCTCGCTGCGCAGACCTCGCTCTCCACCAGCGGCGTGACCCGGGTGGTCGACCGGATGGAACGCGACGGCCTGCTCTGCCGCCGGGCCTGCCCGTCGGACCGGCGCAGCTCGTACGCGGTGGTCACCGCCGCCGGGTTGCAGCGCCTGGACCAGACCCTCCCCGGGCACCTGAAGATCATCGAGGAGTGGTTCACGGGCCAACTGGAGCCGGAGGAGCTGCGCGCCCTCCTCCACGGCCTCCGGCGCGTACGCGACGCGGTGCATCCGGGCGCGACCGCCGGCAGCACCGATCCGGTCCCGCCGGAGGCCGCCCCCTCCTGA